The following are encoded in a window of Centroberyx gerrardi isolate f3 chromosome 1, fCenGer3.hap1.cur.20231027, whole genome shotgun sequence genomic DNA:
- the LOC139911364 gene encoding COUP transcription factor 2-like isoform X3, producing MAMVAWRNTEEDVGGTQGTLSSPVSQIGPLSLSGELTGHMNPASSLEIPPAAATASQGAPPPNPSNTTTTNTSSSSSSSSMDKQQSQQIECIVCGDKSSGKHYGQFTCEGCKSFFKRSVRRNLTYTCRANRNCPIDQHHRNQCQYCRLKKCLKVGMRREGTVQRGRVVPTQSYHGQFALTNGDPLQCHSYLSGYISLLLRAEPYPTSRFGSQCLQNNNIMGIENICELAARMLFSAVEWARNIPFFPDLQVPDQVALLRLTWSELFVLNAAQCSMPVHVAPLLAAAGLHASPMSADRVVAFMDHIRVFQEQVEKLKVLHVDSAEYSCIKAIVLFTSDACGLSDVVHVEGLQEKSQCALEEYVRSQYPNQPTRFGKLLLRLPSLRTVSSSVIEQLFFVRLVGKTPIETLIRDMLLSGSSFNWPYMPIQ from the exons ATGGCGATGGTGGCGTGGAGAAACACCGAGGAGGACGTCGGGGGCACCCAAGGGACCCTCTCCTCCCCGGTGTCCCAGATCggacctctgtctctgtccggGGAGCTGACGGGACACATGAACCCGGCATCCTCTCTGGAAATacccccagcagcagcaacagcatccCAGGGCGCACCGCCACCAAACCCGTcgaacaccaccaccaccaacacctcctcttcctcctcctcctcctccatggaCAAACAGCAGAGCCAGCAGATCGAGTGCATCGTGTGCGGGGATAAATCCAGCGGGAAGCACTACGGACAGTTCACATGTGAAGGATGTAAGAGCTTCTTTAAACGCAGCGTCAGGAGGAACCTGACCTACACCTGCAGGGCCAACAGGAACTGTCCCATAGACCAGCACCACCGGAACCAGTGCCAGTACTGTCGCCTCAAGAAATGCCTCAAAGTCGGCATGAGGAGGGAAGGTACGG TCCAGAGAGGCAGAGTGGTTCCTACGCAGTCCTACCACGGCCAGTTCGCTCTGACAAACGGAGACCCTCTACAATGCCATTCCTATTTATCCGGATACATCTCTCTTCTCCTGCGGGCCGAGCCCTACCCGACCTCCAGGTTCGGGTCCCAGTGCCTCCAGAACAACAACATCATGGGCATAGAGAACATCTGTGAGCTGGCGGCCCGGATGCTGTTCAGCGCCGTGGAGTGGGCCCGCAACATCCCCTTCTTCCCGGACCTGCAGGTACCGGACCAGGTCGCCCTGCTGCGCCTCACCTGGAGCGAACTGTTCGTCCTGAACGCCGCCCAGTGTTCCATGCCCGTTCACGTCGCGCCGCTGCTGGCCGCCGCCGGCCTCCACGCGTCCCCGATGTCCGCGGACCGCGTGGTGGCCTTCATGGACCACATCCGGGTCTTCCAGGAGCAGGTGGAGAAGCTCAAGGTCCTGCATGTGGATTCAGCAGAATACAGCTGCATCAAGGCCATTGTGCTGTTCACCTCAG ATGCGTGTGGTCTGTCGGACGTGGTCCATGTGGAGGGTCTGCAGGAGAAATCCCAGTGTGCTTTAGAGGAGTATGTGAGGAGCCAGTATCCCAACCAGCCTACCAGGTTTGGGAAGCTGTTGCTCCGCTTGCCTTCGCTTCGCAccgtctcttcttctgtcatAGAGCAGCTTTTCTTCGTCCGTCTGGTTGGAAAAACCCCCATAGAAACTCTAATAAGGGACATGCTGCTGTCTGGGAGCAGCTTCAACTGGCCTTACATGCCTATTCAATAG
- the LOC139911364 gene encoding COUP transcription factor 2-like isoform X4: protein MAMVAWRNTEEDVGGTQGTLSSPVSQIGPLSLSGELTGHMNPASSLEIPPAAATASQGAPPPNPSNTTTTNTSSSSSSSSMDKQQSQQIECIVCGDKSSGKHYGQFTCEGCKSFFKRSVRRNLTYTCRANRNCPIDQHHRNQCQYCRLKKCLKVGMRREVQRGRVVPTQSYHGQFALTNGDPLQCHSYLSGYISLLLRAEPYPTSRFGSQCLQNNNIMGIENICELAARMLFSAVEWARNIPFFPDLQVPDQVALLRLTWSELFVLNAAQCSMPVHVAPLLAAAGLHASPMSADRVVAFMDHIRVFQEQVEKLKVLHVDSAEYSCIKAIVLFTSDACGLSDVVHVEGLQEKSQCALEEYVRSQYPNQPTRFGKLLLRLPSLRTVSSSVIEQLFFVRLVGKTPIETLIRDMLLSGSSFNWPYMPIQ from the exons ATGGCGATGGTGGCGTGGAGAAACACCGAGGAGGACGTCGGGGGCACCCAAGGGACCCTCTCCTCCCCGGTGTCCCAGATCggacctctgtctctgtccggGGAGCTGACGGGACACATGAACCCGGCATCCTCTCTGGAAATacccccagcagcagcaacagcatccCAGGGCGCACCGCCACCAAACCCGTcgaacaccaccaccaccaacacctcctcttcctcctcctcctcctccatggaCAAACAGCAGAGCCAGCAGATCGAGTGCATCGTGTGCGGGGATAAATCCAGCGGGAAGCACTACGGACAGTTCACATGTGAAGGATGTAAGAGCTTCTTTAAACGCAGCGTCAGGAGGAACCTGACCTACACCTGCAGGGCCAACAGGAACTGTCCCATAGACCAGCACCACCGGAACCAGTGCCAGTACTGTCGCCTCAAGAAATGCCTCAAAGTCGGCATGAGGAGGGAAG TCCAGAGAGGCAGAGTGGTTCCTACGCAGTCCTACCACGGCCAGTTCGCTCTGACAAACGGAGACCCTCTACAATGCCATTCCTATTTATCCGGATACATCTCTCTTCTCCTGCGGGCCGAGCCCTACCCGACCTCCAGGTTCGGGTCCCAGTGCCTCCAGAACAACAACATCATGGGCATAGAGAACATCTGTGAGCTGGCGGCCCGGATGCTGTTCAGCGCCGTGGAGTGGGCCCGCAACATCCCCTTCTTCCCGGACCTGCAGGTACCGGACCAGGTCGCCCTGCTGCGCCTCACCTGGAGCGAACTGTTCGTCCTGAACGCCGCCCAGTGTTCCATGCCCGTTCACGTCGCGCCGCTGCTGGCCGCCGCCGGCCTCCACGCGTCCCCGATGTCCGCGGACCGCGTGGTGGCCTTCATGGACCACATCCGGGTCTTCCAGGAGCAGGTGGAGAAGCTCAAGGTCCTGCATGTGGATTCAGCAGAATACAGCTGCATCAAGGCCATTGTGCTGTTCACCTCAG ATGCGTGTGGTCTGTCGGACGTGGTCCATGTGGAGGGTCTGCAGGAGAAATCCCAGTGTGCTTTAGAGGAGTATGTGAGGAGCCAGTATCCCAACCAGCCTACCAGGTTTGGGAAGCTGTTGCTCCGCTTGCCTTCGCTTCGCAccgtctcttcttctgtcatAGAGCAGCTTTTCTTCGTCCGTCTGGTTGGAAAAACCCCCATAGAAACTCTAATAAGGGACATGCTGCTGTCTGGGAGCAGCTTCAACTGGCCTTACATGCCTATTCAATAG
- the LOC139911364 gene encoding COUP transcription factor 2-like isoform X2, translated as MAMVAWRNTEEDVGGTQGTLSSPVSQIGPLSLSGELTGHMNPASSLEIPPAAATASQGAPPPNPSNTTTTNTSSSSSSSSMDKQQSQQIECIVCGDKSSGKHYGQFTCEGCKSFFKRSVRRNLTYTCRANRNCPIDQHHRNQCQYCRLKKCLKVGMRREVLFLIAAVQRGRVVPTQSYHGQFALTNGDPLQCHSYLSGYISLLLRAEPYPTSRFGSQCLQNNNIMGIENICELAARMLFSAVEWARNIPFFPDLQVPDQVALLRLTWSELFVLNAAQCSMPVHVAPLLAAAGLHASPMSADRVVAFMDHIRVFQEQVEKLKVLHVDSAEYSCIKAIVLFTSDACGLSDVVHVEGLQEKSQCALEEYVRSQYPNQPTRFGKLLLRLPSLRTVSSSVIEQLFFVRLVGKTPIETLIRDMLLSGSSFNWPYMPIQ; from the exons ATGGCGATGGTGGCGTGGAGAAACACCGAGGAGGACGTCGGGGGCACCCAAGGGACCCTCTCCTCCCCGGTGTCCCAGATCggacctctgtctctgtccggGGAGCTGACGGGACACATGAACCCGGCATCCTCTCTGGAAATacccccagcagcagcaacagcatccCAGGGCGCACCGCCACCAAACCCGTcgaacaccaccaccaccaacacctcctcttcctcctcctcctcctccatggaCAAACAGCAGAGCCAGCAGATCGAGTGCATCGTGTGCGGGGATAAATCCAGCGGGAAGCACTACGGACAGTTCACATGTGAAGGATGTAAGAGCTTCTTTAAACGCAGCGTCAGGAGGAACCTGACCTACACCTGCAGGGCCAACAGGAACTGTCCCATAGACCAGCACCACCGGAACCAGTGCCAGTACTGTCGCCTCAAGAAATGCCTCAAAGTCGGCATGAGGAGGGAAG tgctgtttttaattGCAGCAGTCCAGAGAGGCAGAGTGGTTCCTACGCAGTCCTACCACGGCCAGTTCGCTCTGACAAACGGAGACCCTCTACAATGCCATTCCTATTTATCCGGATACATCTCTCTTCTCCTGCGGGCCGAGCCCTACCCGACCTCCAGGTTCGGGTCCCAGTGCCTCCAGAACAACAACATCATGGGCATAGAGAACATCTGTGAGCTGGCGGCCCGGATGCTGTTCAGCGCCGTGGAGTGGGCCCGCAACATCCCCTTCTTCCCGGACCTGCAGGTACCGGACCAGGTCGCCCTGCTGCGCCTCACCTGGAGCGAACTGTTCGTCCTGAACGCCGCCCAGTGTTCCATGCCCGTTCACGTCGCGCCGCTGCTGGCCGCCGCCGGCCTCCACGCGTCCCCGATGTCCGCGGACCGCGTGGTGGCCTTCATGGACCACATCCGGGTCTTCCAGGAGCAGGTGGAGAAGCTCAAGGTCCTGCATGTGGATTCAGCAGAATACAGCTGCATCAAGGCCATTGTGCTGTTCACCTCAG ATGCGTGTGGTCTGTCGGACGTGGTCCATGTGGAGGGTCTGCAGGAGAAATCCCAGTGTGCTTTAGAGGAGTATGTGAGGAGCCAGTATCCCAACCAGCCTACCAGGTTTGGGAAGCTGTTGCTCCGCTTGCCTTCGCTTCGCAccgtctcttcttctgtcatAGAGCAGCTTTTCTTCGTCCGTCTGGTTGGAAAAACCCCCATAGAAACTCTAATAAGGGACATGCTGCTGTCTGGGAGCAGCTTCAACTGGCCTTACATGCCTATTCAATAG
- the LOC139911364 gene encoding COUP transcription factor 2-like isoform X1, which produces MAMVAWRNTEEDVGGTQGTLSSPVSQIGPLSLSGELTGHMNPASSLEIPPAAATASQGAPPPNPSNTTTTNTSSSSSSSSMDKQQSQQIECIVCGDKSSGKHYGQFTCEGCKSFFKRSVRRNLTYTCRANRNCPIDQHHRNQCQYCRLKKCLKVGMRREAVQRGRVVPTQSYHGQFALTNGDPLQCHSYLSGYISLLLRAEPYPTSRFGSQCLQNNNIMGIENICELAARMLFSAVEWARNIPFFPDLQVPDQVALLRLTWSELFVLNAAQCSMPVHVAPLLAAAGLHASPMSADRVVAFMDHIRVFQEQVEKLKVLHVDSAEYSCIKAIVLFTSDACGLSDVVHVEGLQEKSQCALEEYVRSQYPNQPTRFGKLLLRLPSLRTVSSSVIEQLFFVRLVGKTPIETLIRDMLLSGSSFNWPYMPIQ; this is translated from the exons ATGGCGATGGTGGCGTGGAGAAACACCGAGGAGGACGTCGGGGGCACCCAAGGGACCCTCTCCTCCCCGGTGTCCCAGATCggacctctgtctctgtccggGGAGCTGACGGGACACATGAACCCGGCATCCTCTCTGGAAATacccccagcagcagcaacagcatccCAGGGCGCACCGCCACCAAACCCGTcgaacaccaccaccaccaacacctcctcttcctcctcctcctcctccatggaCAAACAGCAGAGCCAGCAGATCGAGTGCATCGTGTGCGGGGATAAATCCAGCGGGAAGCACTACGGACAGTTCACATGTGAAGGATGTAAGAGCTTCTTTAAACGCAGCGTCAGGAGGAACCTGACCTACACCTGCAGGGCCAACAGGAACTGTCCCATAGACCAGCACCACCGGAACCAGTGCCAGTACTGTCGCCTCAAGAAATGCCTCAAAGTCGGCATGAGGAGGGAAG CAGTCCAGAGAGGCAGAGTGGTTCCTACGCAGTCCTACCACGGCCAGTTCGCTCTGACAAACGGAGACCCTCTACAATGCCATTCCTATTTATCCGGATACATCTCTCTTCTCCTGCGGGCCGAGCCCTACCCGACCTCCAGGTTCGGGTCCCAGTGCCTCCAGAACAACAACATCATGGGCATAGAGAACATCTGTGAGCTGGCGGCCCGGATGCTGTTCAGCGCCGTGGAGTGGGCCCGCAACATCCCCTTCTTCCCGGACCTGCAGGTACCGGACCAGGTCGCCCTGCTGCGCCTCACCTGGAGCGAACTGTTCGTCCTGAACGCCGCCCAGTGTTCCATGCCCGTTCACGTCGCGCCGCTGCTGGCCGCCGCCGGCCTCCACGCGTCCCCGATGTCCGCGGACCGCGTGGTGGCCTTCATGGACCACATCCGGGTCTTCCAGGAGCAGGTGGAGAAGCTCAAGGTCCTGCATGTGGATTCAGCAGAATACAGCTGCATCAAGGCCATTGTGCTGTTCACCTCAG ATGCGTGTGGTCTGTCGGACGTGGTCCATGTGGAGGGTCTGCAGGAGAAATCCCAGTGTGCTTTAGAGGAGTATGTGAGGAGCCAGTATCCCAACCAGCCTACCAGGTTTGGGAAGCTGTTGCTCCGCTTGCCTTCGCTTCGCAccgtctcttcttctgtcatAGAGCAGCTTTTCTTCGTCCGTCTGGTTGGAAAAACCCCCATAGAAACTCTAATAAGGGACATGCTGCTGTCTGGGAGCAGCTTCAACTGGCCTTACATGCCTATTCAATAG